In Hwangdonia lutea, a single window of DNA contains:
- a CDS encoding glycoside hydrolase family 2 TIM barrel-domain containing protein gives MILKNTLVITALFFTFSIHSQSKDPITDYKHYIENEQVISENKLDAHASFTSYPSRQDAINRANGLWQSLDGLWKFKWVRNPNDRPTTYMNPSEDVSSWDDIKVPSNWEVEGYGIPIYVNHQYEFADYKAPIADDMEFVDKIYPKYPGKVPSNYNPVGSYRRDFTIDNSWGDKELFLHIGAMKSGGFVWLNGEYMGYSQGSKLPAEFNITKAAKVGNNTIAIQIFRWTDGSYLECQDFWRISGIERSVYVYAQPKVRVEDFEAAATLDKGNTNGLLDVSVSLKNHLSKNQNVQVGFQLLDENQKQISSKDLKVLVGSNGRMDVNYNAVIPLVKPWSAEHPNLYEFIITVKDKKGDVLEVIPTKLGFRTVEIKNGLLLVNGKRITLKGVNTQETNPETGHVVPEELIMKDIKLWKENNINAVRLSHYPQQRRFYELCDIYGMYVVDEANIESHGMYYGKYSLAKKESWEKAHVDRMVRLVERDKNHPSVIIWSMGNEAGNGINFFAGYDAMKAADKQKRPVQYERPYKDYDGSLYDMDTNTDIIVPQYPSPARFEEIGKSKTDRPFIPSEYAHAMGNSTGNFQDYWDIIELYDNLQGGFIWDWVDQSIWKTNEKGERFYAYGGDYGENMPSDNTFLNNGIVFPDRTPQPGLHEVRKAHEFINFKSKGLNRHNELRVLVENLYDFTDLENFNINATIKADGNVLKTIDFETISIEPNTGKLIRVSLDGIDFKKNTEYFIHLSATTKTDWSLLPKGFEVAREQIPLSNKYEKETVNIPLTASIKVEQKADEINISNTDFKVVFNKSKGRITSYNYKGNELLNDGKGPKPNFWRGVTDNDFGNKMHIRNIEWKKASLFSKVEKVALSQLKNGEVQLLVTYNLPGVETTFVSTYTFYSNGVVKINNTLNESEYRGDIPRVGMRMQIKKEYDNMMYFGRGPWENYQDRKASAFIDLYESKVSDQYVPYIRPQDNGYKTDVRWTAFLNSNQSGLLAVATNTLKGLGISALHMENEDFDATKGLDYGGQTTVDDKYQIDGIPEINTSKHTTDIKEKDLVQLNIDYDQRGVGGDDSWYSKPQEKYQLKSDEKHVYGFYLIPFENSSKEDLIKMSKKYAAKNNASE, from the coding sequence ATGATTTTAAAAAACACCTTAGTTATTACTGCCCTCTTTTTTACTTTTTCAATACATAGTCAAAGTAAAGATCCAATAACAGATTACAAACATTATATTGAAAACGAACAGGTTATAAGTGAAAATAAACTAGATGCACATGCTTCATTTACATCGTATCCGTCAAGGCAAGATGCTATAAACAGAGCAAATGGATTATGGCAAAGCTTAGATGGTTTATGGAAATTTAAATGGGTTAGAAATCCGAATGATAGACCAACCACTTATATGAACCCTTCGGAAGATGTGTCAAGTTGGGACGATATTAAAGTGCCATCCAATTGGGAAGTAGAAGGCTACGGCATTCCTATTTATGTAAACCACCAATACGAGTTTGCCGATTATAAAGCGCCCATTGCGGATGATATGGAATTTGTCGATAAAATCTATCCTAAATACCCCGGTAAAGTACCGAGTAACTACAATCCTGTAGGCTCTTACCGAAGAGATTTTACAATTGATAATTCATGGGGCGATAAAGAACTCTTTTTGCACATTGGCGCCATGAAATCGGGTGGTTTTGTTTGGTTAAATGGCGAGTATATGGGTTACTCCCAAGGCAGTAAATTACCAGCGGAATTCAATATTACCAAGGCTGCAAAAGTGGGAAATAATACTATTGCCATCCAAATTTTTAGGTGGACAGATGGCAGCTATTTGGAATGTCAGGATTTTTGGAGAATTAGCGGCATAGAGCGCAGTGTGTATGTGTATGCACAGCCAAAAGTAAGGGTTGAGGATTTTGAGGCTGCTGCAACACTTGATAAAGGAAATACAAACGGCTTGCTGGATGTTAGTGTGTCTTTAAAAAATCATTTATCAAAAAATCAAAACGTTCAAGTTGGTTTTCAATTGCTCGACGAAAACCAAAAACAAATTAGCTCAAAAGATTTAAAAGTACTCGTGGGTTCAAATGGTAGAATGGATGTTAATTATAATGCCGTAATACCGCTTGTAAAACCATGGAGTGCAGAGCATCCTAACTTGTACGAGTTCATTATAACAGTTAAGGATAAAAAAGGAGATGTTTTAGAGGTTATCCCAACCAAATTAGGGTTTAGAACGGTTGAAATTAAAAACGGATTGCTATTGGTTAACGGTAAACGCATTACTTTAAAAGGTGTGAACACGCAAGAAACCAACCCTGAAACTGGTCATGTGGTGCCTGAAGAACTCATTATGAAAGACATTAAGCTTTGGAAAGAAAATAACATTAACGCCGTTCGCTTAAGCCATTACCCACAACAACGACGCTTTTACGAACTTTGCGATATTTACGGCATGTATGTGGTTGATGAGGCCAATATTGAATCGCACGGGATGTACTACGGTAAATACTCCTTGGCCAAAAAAGAAAGTTGGGAAAAAGCACACGTAGATCGAATGGTGAGATTGGTGGAACGCGATAAAAACCACCCGTCTGTTATTATTTGGTCTATGGGCAACGAAGCCGGAAACGGCATCAACTTTTTTGCGGGTTACGATGCCATGAAAGCTGCCGATAAACAAAAACGACCGGTACAATACGAGCGTCCGTATAAAGACTACGATGGTAGTTTATACGATATGGATACCAACACAGATATTATCGTGCCACAATACCCAAGTCCTGCAAGATTTGAAGAAATTGGAAAATCGAAAACCGATAGACCATTTATCCCGAGTGAATATGCCCATGCCATGGGAAATAGTACCGGTAATTTTCAAGATTATTGGGATATTATCGAGCTTTACGATAATTTACAAGGTGGATTTATTTGGGATTGGGTGGATCAATCCATTTGGAAAACCAACGAAAAAGGCGAGCGTTTTTATGCCTATGGTGGCGATTATGGCGAAAACATGCCATCGGACAACACCTTTTTAAACAACGGTATAGTATTCCCAGATCGTACACCTCAACCTGGTTTGCATGAAGTTAGAAAGGCGCACGAATTTATCAATTTTAAAAGTAAAGGATTAAATAGACACAACGAATTACGGGTATTAGTTGAAAACTTATACGACTTTACAGATCTTGAAAACTTCAATATTAATGCAACTATTAAAGCCGATGGTAATGTTTTAAAAACCATCGATTTTGAAACCATTAGTATTGAGCCTAATACCGGAAAACTAATCCGTGTAAGTCTTGATGGTATCGATTTTAAGAAAAACACCGAGTATTTTATACACTTGTCCGCTACAACCAAAACCGATTGGAGTCTATTGCCAAAAGGGTTCGAGGTGGCACGCGAGCAAATTCCGTTAAGCAATAAATATGAAAAGGAAACCGTAAATATCCCTTTAACAGCTTCAATTAAAGTTGAGCAAAAAGCAGATGAAATAAATATTTCAAATACTGATTTTAAGGTGGTTTTCAATAAATCAAAAGGACGGATTACTTCATATAACTATAAAGGAAACGAACTATTAAATGATGGTAAAGGTCCTAAACCGAATTTTTGGCGTGGTGTAACCGATAACGATTTTGGTAATAAAATGCACATAAGAAATATTGAATGGAAAAAAGCATCCTTGTTTTCAAAAGTCGAAAAAGTAGCCCTTTCACAATTAAAAAATGGTGAGGTGCAACTATTGGTTACTTATAATTTACCGGGGGTGGAAACCACTTTTGTATCAACTTATACGTTTTACAGCAATGGCGTTGTAAAAATCAACAACACTCTAAACGAAAGCGAATACAGGGGTGATATTCCGCGTGTAGGCATGCGAATGCAAATAAAAAAGGAATACGATAATATGATGTATTTTGGTCGTGGCCCATGGGAAAATTATCAAGACAGAAAAGCCTCGGCGTTTATAGATTTATACGAGTCAAAAGTGTCAGATCAGTACGTCCCGTACATTCGTCCACAAGACAATGGTTATAAAACCGATGTGCGCTGGACGGCCTTTTTAAACAGCAACCAAAGTGGTTTATTGGCGGTTGCAACCAATACGCTTAAAGGTTTGGGCATTAGCGCACTACATATGGAAAATGAGGATTTTGATGCTACCAAAGGTTTAGATTATGGAGGCCAAACAACCGTTGACGATAAATATCAAATTGATGGCATTCCGGAAATCAATACCTCAAAACACACTACTGATATTAAGGAAAAGGATTTGGTGCAATTAAATATCGACTACGACCAACGTGGTGTTGGTGGAGACGATAGCTGGTACTCTAAACCACAAGAGAAGTATCAATTAAAAAGCGACGAAAAACATGTTTACGGCTTTTATTTAATTCCTTTTGAAAACAGCTCAAAAGAAGATTTGATAAAAATGAGTAAAAAGTATGCAGCTAAAAATAATGCATCAGAATAA
- a CDS encoding sulfatase, giving the protein MSILFFTVFAACKSDKKEVIGISEKSNIILFMIDDMGWQDTSVPFWKEKTAFNKLYETPNMERLASQGMKFTQAYATPVCTPTRVSLISGMNAARHRVTNWTFKRDISMVKPPKGLQMPAWNVNGAQPTDTVSRSVYITPLPQILKDNGYETIHVGKAHFGAIGTPSANPITLGFNVNIGGHAAGQPGSYYGNDDFKNLNSNTTIWDVPGLEKYHGKDIFLTEALTRESILAMDKAIENNKPFYLYMSQYAVHTPIQGDPRFEQKYIGKGLHPIEARYASLIEGMDKSLGDIMNHLEEKGISDNTIILFMSDNGGLSAVARGGKKHTHNKPLSSGKGSVHEGGIREPMLVKWPGVTKANSKTDDFVIIEDFFPTIIELAGIDDYKTVQTTDGISFTATLKGEKQDNNNRTLFWHYPNNWGPTGPGIGATSTIRQGDWKLIYYHLDSRFELFNIAEDIGETSNLATKETEKLKALATDLSHYLRSVNAQMPTNTNTNQIVPWPDNEAVLKAYF; this is encoded by the coding sequence TTGAGTATTTTGTTTTTTACTGTTTTTGCAGCTTGTAAATCAGATAAAAAAGAAGTTATTGGAATTTCAGAAAAATCCAATATCATTTTATTTATGATAGATGATATGGGGTGGCAAGATACCTCGGTACCGTTTTGGAAAGAGAAAACAGCGTTTAACAAGCTTTACGAAACGCCAAATATGGAACGGCTTGCCAGCCAAGGCATGAAATTCACACAAGCCTATGCCACCCCTGTTTGTACACCAACCCGAGTGAGTTTAATTTCTGGAATGAACGCAGCTAGACATCGTGTGACAAACTGGACCTTTAAACGCGACATTTCCATGGTAAAACCACCAAAAGGATTACAAATGCCAGCGTGGAATGTAAATGGTGCACAACCCACAGATACGGTGTCGCGCTCAGTATATATTACACCATTGCCGCAGATTTTAAAGGATAATGGTTATGAAACCATTCACGTCGGGAAAGCGCATTTCGGAGCCATTGGTACTCCTAGTGCAAACCCAATAACCTTGGGATTTAATGTTAATATCGGTGGTCATGCTGCGGGTCAACCTGGAAGCTATTACGGTAACGACGATTTTAAAAACCTAAATAGCAACACCACCATTTGGGATGTGCCTGGACTTGAAAAATACCACGGAAAAGATATTTTTTTAACCGAAGCTTTAACGCGTGAGTCTATTTTGGCAATGGACAAGGCGATTGAAAACAACAAGCCTTTTTATCTTTACATGTCGCAATATGCGGTACATACGCCCATTCAAGGCGACCCGAGATTCGAGCAAAAATACATCGGCAAAGGGTTGCACCCTATCGAGGCTAGATATGCTTCGTTAATAGAAGGCATGGATAAAAGCTTGGGCGATATCATGAATCATTTAGAAGAAAAAGGCATTTCTGACAATACCATTATTTTGTTCATGTCGGATAACGGTGGATTAAGTGCCGTCGCCCGCGGTGGTAAAAAACATACACACAATAAGCCTTTATCGAGCGGAAAAGGGTCTGTGCACGAAGGTGGTATCCGAGAACCTATGCTTGTAAAGTGGCCGGGAGTAACCAAAGCCAACTCTAAAACTGATGACTTTGTTATTATCGAAGATTTCTTCCCAACCATCATTGAACTCGCTGGAATTGATGATTATAAAACCGTTCAAACTACCGATGGAATAAGTTTTACCGCTACTTTAAAAGGTGAAAAACAAGATAATAATAACAGGACGTTGTTTTGGCATTATCCAAACAATTGGGGGCCAACCGGACCCGGAATTGGCGCCACAAGTACCATAAGACAAGGCGATTGGAAATTAATTTATTACCATTTAGATAGCCGTTTTGAGCTATTTAATATCGCGGAAGATATTGGGGAAACTTCTAATTTAGCAACTAAAGAAACCGAAAAACTCAAAGCATTGGCAACCGATTTGAGTCATTATTTGCGAAGTGTAAATGCCCAAATGCCAACAAACACAAACACCAATCAAATAGTGCCTTGGCCGGATAACGAAGCCGTGTTAAAAGCTTATTTTTAA
- a CDS encoding DUF4091 domain-containing protein, with protein sequence MNRILLLLSICLITFNCQKKEVLVAQTYHEPKDPSPSETENWSAIPKGLQASITSTNHRFVKSVIPKIQPKNTWSGTAWKGERLSAQLVLWSNDSVHHVFTEISDFKSDSGDVLPSNMAQISFVKYVITDEFAEGCGYRKPEDFDASLAADVLEPITSYSIKAQETRPIWITMDVPADAKSGTYKSVFILQIDGQESKKFEFTLNVIDKTLPKANDWKFHLDLWQNPFALARYHNVELWSQAHWDLLKPLMKRLADAGQKVITVSLNKRPWGGQTFDQFEAMIDWNKKTDGTWEYDFTIFDKWVQFMMDLGVKKQISCYSMVPWGNEFYYFDEAENKEVKIKAEPGTKAYEDIWVPFLKVFKTHIEAKGWNTITRIAMDERGPKEMKAMLKLLNEHAPEFGVSFADNHKSYKLYPNELKDMSVAFGHPVDAEDLVKRRAKNHISTHYVCCSDAFPNTFTFSPPAEGVFIGWYTMAADFDGFLRWAYNSWVENPLQDSRFRTWPAGDTYIVYPDNRSSIRFETLRDGIEDAEKIRILREDLQAKGMLDELDHLNNVVAQFNITTSPDNLEEVLTDAKNTLNLLAKRVTD encoded by the coding sequence ATGAATCGTATTTTACTCTTATTAAGTATTTGTTTAATCACTTTTAATTGTCAAAAAAAAGAGGTCTTAGTGGCTCAAACCTATCACGAGCCCAAAGATCCATCTCCTAGTGAAACCGAAAACTGGTCGGCAATTCCAAAAGGATTACAAGCATCCATTACATCGACAAACCATCGTTTTGTAAAAAGTGTCATTCCTAAAATTCAACCTAAAAATACTTGGAGTGGCACCGCTTGGAAAGGCGAGCGTTTATCAGCTCAATTGGTGCTTTGGAGTAACGATTCCGTACATCATGTATTTACTGAAATTTCAGATTTTAAATCCGATTCCGGAGATGTTTTACCATCAAATATGGCACAAATCAGTTTTGTTAAATACGTGATTACCGATGAATTTGCAGAAGGTTGTGGTTATAGAAAACCCGAAGATTTTGATGCGTCTTTAGCTGCCGATGTTTTGGAGCCCATAACTTCCTATAGCATAAAAGCGCAAGAAACCAGGCCCATTTGGATTACTATGGATGTGCCCGCCGATGCAAAAAGCGGAACATATAAAAGCGTTTTTATATTACAAATAGACGGACAAGAGTCTAAAAAATTCGAATTTACTTTAAATGTCATCGACAAAACCTTACCAAAAGCAAATGATTGGAAATTTCATTTAGATTTATGGCAAAACCCGTTTGCTTTGGCGCGTTATCACAATGTCGAATTGTGGTCTCAAGCGCATTGGGACTTGTTAAAACCACTCATGAAACGATTGGCCGATGCGGGACAAAAAGTCATCACGGTGTCTTTAAACAAACGACCTTGGGGTGGACAAACCTTCGACCAATTTGAAGCGATGATTGATTGGAATAAGAAAACCGACGGCACATGGGAATACGATTTTACAATCTTTGATAAATGGGTGCAATTTATGATGGATTTAGGTGTAAAAAAGCAAATTAGTTGCTACTCTATGGTGCCTTGGGGCAATGAGTTTTATTATTTTGATGAAGCCGAAAACAAAGAAGTTAAAATAAAAGCAGAACCCGGTACTAAAGCTTATGAGGATATTTGGGTGCCCTTTTTAAAGGTTTTTAAAACTCATATAGAGGCAAAAGGCTGGAACACCATTACAAGAATTGCCATGGACGAGCGCGGACCAAAAGAAATGAAGGCGATGCTAAAATTACTGAATGAACATGCACCAGAATTTGGAGTTTCATTTGCCGATAATCATAAAAGTTATAAACTCTATCCTAATGAGTTAAAAGATATGTCGGTTGCTTTTGGGCATCCTGTCGATGCGGAAGATTTGGTGAAACGCAGAGCTAAAAATCATATCAGCACGCATTATGTATGCTGTTCGGATGCGTTTCCAAATACCTTTACCTTTTCGCCTCCAGCGGAAGGTGTGTTTATTGGTTGGTACACCATGGCTGCCGATTTTGATGGATTTTTACGTTGGGCCTATAACAGTTGGGTGGAAAACCCGTTGCAAGATTCACGTTTTAGAACATGGCCAGCGGGCGATACATATATTGTGTACCCCGATAATCGTAGTTCAATCCGTTTCGAAACCCTGCGCGATGGTATAGAAGACGCCGAAAAAATTAGAATTCTTAGAGAGGACTTACAGGCTAAAGGCATGCTAGATGAATTGGACCATTTAAATAATGTGGTGGCTCAATTTAATATTACAACAAGTCCCGATAATTTAGAGGAAGTATTGACCGATGCTAAAAACACCTTAAATCTTTTGGCTAAAAGGGTAACGGATTAG
- a CDS encoding endonuclease/exonuclease/phosphatase family protein, which produces MKRYILGVFFTTLLTVAHAQTSIDSSRVVRVLSYNIYHGETVGASKPFDLDLLAKIISDTKPDLVALQEVDFKTNRVLKMDLVTELGLRTKMQAVFGKAMAFDGGEYGEGVLSKNSFLSTKNHALAARANKEPRTALEVNVQIKSGDSIRFVGTHLDHTKDETDRINQANQINAIFANNDLPTILAGDLNATPETETIQILYKEWTPSFLNNTPTYPAVNPKIKIDYILYRPANRWRVIETKVIEEEKASDHRPVLSVLELIDG; this is translated from the coding sequence ATGAAACGATATATTTTAGGAGTTTTTTTTACCACATTGCTTACCGTGGCACATGCGCAAACCAGTATCGATTCGTCGCGCGTGGTGAGAGTGCTAAGCTATAATATTTACCACGGCGAAACGGTAGGCGCTTCAAAACCGTTTGATTTAGATTTATTGGCCAAAATTATAAGCGATACCAAACCCGATTTAGTGGCATTGCAGGAAGTAGATTTTAAAACCAACCGTGTTTTAAAGATGGATTTGGTTACCGAGTTGGGATTACGAACAAAAATGCAAGCTGTTTTTGGAAAAGCCATGGCTTTTGATGGTGGCGAATACGGCGAAGGAGTGTTGTCTAAAAATTCATTTTTAAGCACTAAAAATCATGCGTTGGCAGCAAGAGCAAATAAAGAGCCTCGCACCGCATTGGAAGTGAACGTGCAAATTAAAAGTGGTGACTCCATTAGGTTTGTGGGTACGCATTTAGACCACACCAAAGATGAAACCGATAGAATAAATCAAGCGAATCAAATCAATGCCATTTTTGCTAATAACGATTTGCCCACCATTTTAGCAGGCGATTTAAACGCAACTCCAGAAACTGAAACCATACAGATTTTATATAAGGAATGGACACCATCATTTTTAAATAACACACCAACATATCCGGCGGTAAATCCGAAAATAAAAATAGATTACATCCTTTATCGACCGGCAAATAGGTGGCGCGTAATTGAAACCAAAGTTATTGAAGAAGAAAAAGCATCAGACCACCGACCGGTTTTAAGTGTATTGGAATTAATCGATGGATAA
- a CDS encoding GH92 family glycosyl hydrolase, whose product MLKKYTVIILVFVAFISCKKEDRKPVQNISKNTAYVDPFIGTGGHGHTYPGATVPFGMLQVTPVNGISAWDWCSGYHYSDSIAVGFSHLALSGTGIGDLADILFMPINKEVDLSPTPLSRDSLNYKSKYSHKNEKASPGYYQVFLEDHNVNVELTTALRTAYHKYTFAKNDTQSVVIDLGFAINWDKAVKTSITVEDEYTISGYRFSKGWAANQKVFFVAKFSKPITQHHVYTDGNRVETASSEGIKTSAQLFFDAQDASELFAKVALSSVSIENAKENLETGEFDFDRVKIEAEDTWNEALTKIEVETPIDSLKTIFYTAMYHAQVAPVTYSDKNGQFRKENDEIVTADGFTAYSTLSLWDTFRAEHPLLTLVASNKVSDIINSMLAYYETKKILPVWTLYANETNTMTGYHSIPVIVEAYLKGIRGFDAEKAYEAMKTTMMQDERGLNHYKKHGYIPYNLIDESVTITLEYAYDDWCVSQMAKALGKNDDYEFFLKRSKAYQHLFDNKTGFMRGKAEDGKSWNEPFDPKHSNHREQTDYTEGNAWQHSWFVPHAVDDLITLHGGNGTFTNRLEQLFTESSEITGDNISADITGLIGQYAHGNEPSHHIAYMFNHANQPWRAQYWARHIMDTQYNTTPNGLSGNEDCGQMSAWYALSSIGLYPMNPASAEYEIGSPIFEKATINLSEGKSFVIEAQNVSDKNIYIQSATLNGTDFNQTSISHSQILEGGTLKFVMGSEPNKNWGTADN is encoded by the coding sequence ATGTTAAAAAAATACACCGTTATAATTCTTGTTTTCGTTGCTTTTATTTCTTGTAAAAAAGAAGATAGAAAGCCAGTTCAGAACATATCCAAAAATACCGCTTATGTCGATCCGTTTATTGGCACAGGCGGCCATGGGCATACTTATCCGGGGGCAACGGTGCCTTTTGGGATGTTGCAAGTTACACCAGTTAATGGTATTAGCGCTTGGGATTGGTGCTCGGGCTACCATTATTCCGATTCCATCGCGGTTGGTTTTAGCCATTTAGCGTTAAGCGGAACGGGTATTGGCGATTTGGCCGATATCCTGTTTATGCCCATAAACAAGGAAGTGGATTTGTCGCCAACACCTTTGTCGCGCGATTCTTTAAACTACAAATCTAAATACAGTCATAAAAACGAAAAGGCATCACCGGGTTATTATCAAGTGTTTTTAGAAGACCATAATGTAAACGTAGAGTTAACAACAGCCTTACGAACGGCGTACCATAAATACACGTTCGCTAAAAACGATACACAATCTGTCGTTATCGATTTGGGCTTTGCCATAAATTGGGACAAAGCTGTAAAAACTTCAATTACTGTTGAAGACGAATATACCATTAGCGGGTATAGATTCAGCAAAGGGTGGGCAGCAAACCAAAAAGTGTTTTTTGTGGCTAAGTTTTCAAAACCCATTACACAGCATCATGTGTATACCGATGGAAATCGTGTTGAAACGGCATCTTCCGAAGGCATAAAAACTTCAGCCCAATTATTTTTTGATGCTCAGGATGCATCAGAATTGTTTGCAAAAGTAGCCTTGTCTTCCGTAAGTATTGAAAATGCTAAAGAAAATTTGGAAACAGGTGAATTTGATTTCGATAGAGTTAAAATTGAAGCCGAAGACACTTGGAATGAAGCCCTAACAAAAATTGAAGTAGAAACCCCAATCGATTCCTTAAAAACCATTTTTTACACCGCCATGTACCACGCTCAAGTGGCACCGGTTACTTACAGCGATAAGAACGGCCAATTCAGAAAAGAAAATGATGAAATTGTAACCGCCGATGGATTTACGGCGTATTCCACATTATCACTTTGGGATACGTTTCGAGCAGAACATCCGTTGTTGACCTTGGTGGCAAGCAATAAGGTTTCAGATATTATCAATAGCATGTTGGCATATTACGAAACCAAAAAGATTTTACCCGTTTGGACCCTTTATGCCAATGAAACCAATACGATGACGGGCTATCATTCCATTCCGGTTATCGTTGAAGCTTACCTAAAAGGCATTCGTGGTTTTGATGCCGAAAAAGCTTATGAAGCTATGAAAACGACGATGATGCAAGACGAGCGCGGATTGAATCATTATAAAAAGCACGGTTATATTCCGTATAATTTAATAGACGAATCGGTTACCATTACATTGGAGTATGCTTACGACGATTGGTGTGTGTCGCAAATGGCGAAGGCTTTAGGGAAAAATGATGATTACGAATTTTTCTTGAAGCGCTCAAAAGCCTATCAGCATTTATTTGATAACAAAACAGGATTTATGCGCGGTAAAGCTGAAGATGGCAAATCGTGGAACGAGCCTTTCGATCCCAAGCATTCCAACCACCGCGAACAAACTGATTATACCGAAGGTAACGCGTGGCAACACAGTTGGTTTGTGCCACATGCGGTAGATGATTTAATTACTTTACACGGAGGCAACGGTACTTTTACAAACCGATTAGAACAACTGTTCACGGAAAGTTCTGAAATCACCGGCGATAATATTTCGGCAGACATTACAGGGCTTATCGGCCAATACGCCCATGGCAACGAGCCGAGTCATCACATTGCTTACATGTTTAATCATGCCAATCAGCCTTGGCGCGCTCAATATTGGGCACGCCATATCATGGATACGCAATACAACACCACACCCAATGGATTGAGCGGTAATGAGGATTGCGGACAAATGAGTGCTTGGTATGCTTTGAGTTCCATTGGATTATATCCTATGAATCCCGCTTCCGCGGAATACGAAATTGGAAGTCCTATTTTCGAGAAAGCAACCATTAATCTTTCCGAAGGAAAATCCTTTGTAATTGAAGCCCAAAACGTTTCAGATAAGAATATATACATCCAATCGGCCACCTTAAATGGCACAGATTTTAACCAAACTTCTATTTCGCATAGCCAAATTTTGGAAGGAGGTACCTTGAAATTTGTAATGGGAAGCGAGCCGAATAAAAATTGGGGAACAGCCGATAATTAA